Proteins from a genomic interval of Betta splendens chromosome 10, fBetSpl5.4, whole genome shotgun sequence:
- the stx3b gene encoding syntaxin 3b isoform X3: MKDRLEQLRATCDQDDDEVEIAMDNAGFMDEFFSQIEDIRNSIDKIDENVAEVKKLYSVILSAPTSDQKTQDDLEAITNDIKKMANNARNKLKTIERNLESEEQERVSADMRIRKSQHAVLSRKFVEVMTKYNEAQVDFRERSKGRIQRQLEITGRATTDEELEEMLESGNAAVFTAGIVDSGISKQALSEIESRHKDIVRLESSIKELHDMFVDIAMLVESQGNIIENIEQNVSQAVDHITEAREQTKKAVRYQTKARKKMIIIAAICAVVVVIILIIILTQTL, encoded by the exons ACGTGTGATCAAGATGATGACGAGGTGGAGATTGCTATGGATAACGCAGGCTTCATGGATGAGTTCTTCTCTCAG ATTGAGGACATCAGGAACAGTATTGATAAAATCGATGAGAATGTGGCTGAAGTCAAAAAGCTTTACTCCGTCATCCTGTCTGCTCCCACATCAGATCAGA AGACACAGGATGACCTGGAGGCAATCACCAATGACATAAAGAAGATGGCCAACAATGCAAGAAACAAATTAAAGA CGATTGAGAGGAATCTGGAGTccgaggagcaggagagggtgTCAGCTGACATGCGGATACGGAAATCACAG CACGCAGTTCTGTCTAGGAAGTTTGTGGAGGTAATGACAAAATATAATGAAGCCCAGGTTGACTTCAGGGAGAGGAGTAAAGGACGCATTCAGAGACAGCTAGAGATCA CTGGAAGAGCGACAACAGATGAAGAACTGGAGGAGATGTTAGAGAGCGGCAATGCAGCTGTGTTCACTGCAGGG aTTGTGGACTCTGGGATCTCAAAACAAGCCCTGAGTGAGATTGAATCCAGACACAAAGACATCGTTCGTCTCGAGAGCAGCATCAAGGAGTTGCATGATATGTTTGTAGACATTGCCATGCTTGTGGAAAGCCAG ggtAACATAATAGAAAACATAGAGCAGAACGTATCCCAGGCTGTGGACCACATAACGGAGGCTAGAGAACAGACCAAAAAAGCTGTAAGGTACCAGACTAAAGCGCGCAAG AAGATGATCATTATTGCTGCAATCTGTGCTGTGGTTGttgtcatcatcctcatcataaTCCTCACTCAGACCCTATAG
- the stx3b gene encoding syntaxin 3b isoform X2, whose amino-acid sequence MKDRLEQLRATCDQDDDEVEIAMDNAGFMDEFFSQIEDIRNSIDKIDENVAEVKKLYSVILSAPTSDQKTQDDLEAITNDIKKMANNARNKLKTIERNLESEEQERVSADMRIRKSQHAVLSRKFVEVMTKYNEAQVDFRERSKGRIQRQLEITGRATTDEELEEMLESGNAAVFTAGIVDSGISKQALSEIESRHKDIVRLESSIKELHDMFVDIAMLVESQGNIIENIEQNVSQAVDHITEAREQTKKAVRYQTKARKKTVIIVVVVLVLLGLLALIIGLSVGLKK is encoded by the exons ACGTGTGATCAAGATGATGACGAGGTGGAGATTGCTATGGATAACGCAGGCTTCATGGATGAGTTCTTCTCTCAG ATTGAGGACATCAGGAACAGTATTGATAAAATCGATGAGAATGTGGCTGAAGTCAAAAAGCTTTACTCCGTCATCCTGTCTGCTCCCACATCAGATCAGA AGACACAGGATGACCTGGAGGCAATCACCAATGACATAAAGAAGATGGCCAACAATGCAAGAAACAAATTAAAGA CGATTGAGAGGAATCTGGAGTccgaggagcaggagagggtgTCAGCTGACATGCGGATACGGAAATCACAG CACGCAGTTCTGTCTAGGAAGTTTGTGGAGGTAATGACAAAATATAATGAAGCCCAGGTTGACTTCAGGGAGAGGAGTAAAGGACGCATTCAGAGACAGCTAGAGATCA CTGGAAGAGCGACAACAGATGAAGAACTGGAGGAGATGTTAGAGAGCGGCAATGCAGCTGTGTTCACTGCAGGG aTTGTGGACTCTGGGATCTCAAAACAAGCCCTGAGTGAGATTGAATCCAGACACAAAGACATCGTTCGTCTCGAGAGCAGCATCAAGGAGTTGCATGATATGTTTGTAGACATTGCCATGCTTGTGGAAAGCCAG ggtAACATAATAGAAAACATAGAGCAGAACGTATCCCAGGCTGTGGACCACATAACGGAGGCTAGAGAACAGACCAAAAAAGCTGTAAGGTACCAGACTAAAGCGCGCAAG AAAACCGTGATAATAGTGGTGGTTGTGCTGGTCTTGCTGGGCTTATTAGCTCTTATAATTGGTTTGTCAGTGGGACTGAAGAAATGA
- the stx3b gene encoding syntaxin 3b isoform X5 has protein sequence MKDRLEQLRATCDQDDDEVEIAMDNAGFMDEFFSQIEDIRNSIDKIDENVAEVKKLYSVILSAPTSDQKTQDDLEAITNDIKKMANNARNKLKTIERNLESEEQERVSADMRIRKSQHAVLSRKFVEVMTKYNEAQVDFRERSKGRIQRQLEITGRATTDEELEEMLESGNAAVFTAGIVDSGISKQALSEIESRHKDIVRLESSIKELHDMFVDIAMLVESQGNIIENIEQNVSQAVDHITEAREQTKKAVRYQTKARKGGMIDRIESNMDQSVGFVERAVSDTKKAAKFQQEARRKTVIIVVVVLVLLGLLALIIGLSVGLKK, from the exons ACGTGTGATCAAGATGATGACGAGGTGGAGATTGCTATGGATAACGCAGGCTTCATGGATGAGTTCTTCTCTCAG ATTGAGGACATCAGGAACAGTATTGATAAAATCGATGAGAATGTGGCTGAAGTCAAAAAGCTTTACTCCGTCATCCTGTCTGCTCCCACATCAGATCAGA AGACACAGGATGACCTGGAGGCAATCACCAATGACATAAAGAAGATGGCCAACAATGCAAGAAACAAATTAAAGA CGATTGAGAGGAATCTGGAGTccgaggagcaggagagggtgTCAGCTGACATGCGGATACGGAAATCACAG CACGCAGTTCTGTCTAGGAAGTTTGTGGAGGTAATGACAAAATATAATGAAGCCCAGGTTGACTTCAGGGAGAGGAGTAAAGGACGCATTCAGAGACAGCTAGAGATCA CTGGAAGAGCGACAACAGATGAAGAACTGGAGGAGATGTTAGAGAGCGGCAATGCAGCTGTGTTCACTGCAGGG aTTGTGGACTCTGGGATCTCAAAACAAGCCCTGAGTGAGATTGAATCCAGACACAAAGACATCGTTCGTCTCGAGAGCAGCATCAAGGAGTTGCATGATATGTTTGTAGACATTGCCATGCTTGTGGAAAGCCAG ggtAACATAATAGAAAACATAGAGCAGAACGTATCCCAGGCTGTGGACCACATAACGGAGGCTAGAGAACAGACCAAAAAAGCTGTAAGGTACCAGACTAAAGCGCGCAAG GGGGGGATGATAGACAGGATTGAGAGCAATATGGACCAATCGGTGGGCTTTGTGGAGCGGGCCGTGTCCGACACAAAGAAAGCCGCCAAGTTTCAGCAGGAGGCTCGTCGT AAAACCGTGATAATAGTGGTGGTTGTGCTGGTCTTGCTGGGCTTATTAGCTCTTATAATTGGTTTGTCAGTGGGACTGAAGAAATGA
- the stx3b gene encoding syntaxin 3b isoform X1 — protein sequence MKDRLEQLRATCDQDDDEVEIAMDNAGFMDEFFSQIEDIRNSIDKIDENVAEVKKLYSVILSAPTSDQKTQDDLEAITNDIKKMANNARNKLKTIERNLESEEQERVSADMRIRKSQHAVLSRKFVEVMTKYNEAQVDFRERSKGRIQRQLEITGRATTDEELEEMLESGNAAVFTAGIVDSGISKQALSEIESRHKDIVRLESSIKELHDMFVDIAMLVESQGNIIENIEQNVSQAVDHITEAREQTKKAVRYQTKARKGGMIDRIESNMDQSVGFVERAVSDTKKAAKFQQEARRKKMMITLCCAIIGIVGFSYLYSFFS from the exons ACGTGTGATCAAGATGATGACGAGGTGGAGATTGCTATGGATAACGCAGGCTTCATGGATGAGTTCTTCTCTCAG ATTGAGGACATCAGGAACAGTATTGATAAAATCGATGAGAATGTGGCTGAAGTCAAAAAGCTTTACTCCGTCATCCTGTCTGCTCCCACATCAGATCAGA AGACACAGGATGACCTGGAGGCAATCACCAATGACATAAAGAAGATGGCCAACAATGCAAGAAACAAATTAAAGA CGATTGAGAGGAATCTGGAGTccgaggagcaggagagggtgTCAGCTGACATGCGGATACGGAAATCACAG CACGCAGTTCTGTCTAGGAAGTTTGTGGAGGTAATGACAAAATATAATGAAGCCCAGGTTGACTTCAGGGAGAGGAGTAAAGGACGCATTCAGAGACAGCTAGAGATCA CTGGAAGAGCGACAACAGATGAAGAACTGGAGGAGATGTTAGAGAGCGGCAATGCAGCTGTGTTCACTGCAGGG aTTGTGGACTCTGGGATCTCAAAACAAGCCCTGAGTGAGATTGAATCCAGACACAAAGACATCGTTCGTCTCGAGAGCAGCATCAAGGAGTTGCATGATATGTTTGTAGACATTGCCATGCTTGTGGAAAGCCAG ggtAACATAATAGAAAACATAGAGCAGAACGTATCCCAGGCTGTGGACCACATAACGGAGGCTAGAGAACAGACCAAAAAAGCTGTAAGGTACCAGACTAAAGCGCGCAAG GGGGGGATGATAGACAGGATTGAGAGCAATATGGACCAATCGGTGGGCTTTGTGGAGCGGGCCGTGTCCGACACAAAGAAAGCCGCCAAGTTTCAGCAGGAGGCTCGTCGT AAGAAAATGATGATTACATTGTGCTGTGCCATAATTGGGATCGTTGGGTTCTCCTATCTCTACAGCTTCTTCTCCTAA
- the stx3b gene encoding syntaxin 3b isoform X4: protein MKDRLEQLRATCDQDDDEVEIAMDNAGFMDEFFSQIEDIRNSIDKIDENVAEVKKLYSVILSAPTSDQKTQDDLEAITNDIKKMANNARNKLKTIERNLESEEQERVSADMRIRKSQHAVLSRKFVEVMTKYNEAQVDFRERSKGRIQRQLEITGRATTDEELEEMLESGNAAVFTAGIVDSGISKQALSEIESRHKDIVRLESSIKELHDMFVDIAMLVESQGGMIDRIESNMDQSVGFVERAVSDTKKAAKFQQEARRKKMMITLCCAIIGIVGFSYLYSFFS from the exons ACGTGTGATCAAGATGATGACGAGGTGGAGATTGCTATGGATAACGCAGGCTTCATGGATGAGTTCTTCTCTCAG ATTGAGGACATCAGGAACAGTATTGATAAAATCGATGAGAATGTGGCTGAAGTCAAAAAGCTTTACTCCGTCATCCTGTCTGCTCCCACATCAGATCAGA AGACACAGGATGACCTGGAGGCAATCACCAATGACATAAAGAAGATGGCCAACAATGCAAGAAACAAATTAAAGA CGATTGAGAGGAATCTGGAGTccgaggagcaggagagggtgTCAGCTGACATGCGGATACGGAAATCACAG CACGCAGTTCTGTCTAGGAAGTTTGTGGAGGTAATGACAAAATATAATGAAGCCCAGGTTGACTTCAGGGAGAGGAGTAAAGGACGCATTCAGAGACAGCTAGAGATCA CTGGAAGAGCGACAACAGATGAAGAACTGGAGGAGATGTTAGAGAGCGGCAATGCAGCTGTGTTCACTGCAGGG aTTGTGGACTCTGGGATCTCAAAACAAGCCCTGAGTGAGATTGAATCCAGACACAAAGACATCGTTCGTCTCGAGAGCAGCATCAAGGAGTTGCATGATATGTTTGTAGACATTGCCATGCTTGTGGAAAGCCAG GGGGGGATGATAGACAGGATTGAGAGCAATATGGACCAATCGGTGGGCTTTGTGGAGCGGGCCGTGTCCGACACAAAGAAAGCCGCCAAGTTTCAGCAGGAGGCTCGTCGT AAGAAAATGATGATTACATTGTGCTGTGCCATAATTGGGATCGTTGGGTTCTCCTATCTCTACAGCTTCTTCTCCTAA